CCCGCAGGTACATGTGCTCGCTGTCGCTGTTCCATTACTCCGAGTACCTGGTGACGGCCATCAACAACCCGCGCAGCCTCTCGCTCGATTCCTTCCTGCTCAACCACAGCTTCGAGTACAACCTGGCCGCACTGTCCTCATGGGTGGAATTCACGCTGGAGAAGCTCCTGCTGCCAGGTCAGCCCCGGCCCGAGCTGTGCTCCCTGAcacctgctgctggcactggatGCTGCTTTGGCCGTGCCCGTAGAGCTGTGCTGCTAATAGAAATGGTTCAGTTACGTGTGGCTGCAAAccaaagctgtttgctttttgctggaGGCCGGTGCTGCCCTTCCCTGGCTCTGgggctgcctcctgctcagctccaAGCTCGCTGggtgagctctgctctgcctgagCTTTGCTTCACCATACAGAGCCAGGTCCTGCTTCACGCTGTGTCTCAGAGCAGCcgtgctttgtgctgcagacGGTGCCATTGGCTCAGTTAAGGGGTGGGGGtgcagcagctgatgctttTCTTGTTGCAGAGTGTTGAGCACAGCCCTCATGTTGTTCATTGCCTTGCTCTGAGGTGGGGCAGAATCCCACCCGCCTTCATGTCCCTGCCTGACCCCCCTGGGGTCCCACCTGCACCCCCTGCCCGCAGCGCGGAGTCCCCTGCTGGAACCTGTAGTGACTCGTGCTTCTTCACTTGCAGAGATGAAGCAGATCACCTGGCTGAGTACTGTAGGGTTATTGATGGTGATCTTTGGGGATTGTCTGAGGAAAGCTGCCATGCTCACAGCTGGCTCCAACTTCAACCATATTGTTCAGAATGAGAAATCGGACACTCATACTTTGGTGACAAGTGGGGTGTATGGGTGGTTCCGACACCCGTCTTACGTGGGATGGTTTTACTGGAGTATTGGAACACAGGTACTGTATGCAAAACCCTCCCATCCTTTCCTCTTATAATGTGTTTGTTAATGCTGCCCCAAACCTGAATGTGACAGAACCGCGGGCTGTCAGCGTCGGTCTCCTGGGGAGATGGGGCCGTGGTGGAGCCCATGGGTCGGTGACCACTGTTGTGTGTTGGCAGGTGTTGCTCTGCAATCCCATCTGCATGGTCGGCTACACTTTAGCATCCTGGCGTTTCTTCAGGGAGAGGGTAGAAGAGGAGGAGATCACGCTCATTCACTTCTTTGGAGAGGAATATCTGGAGTACAAAAGGAAGGTGCCGTCAGGTCTCCCTTTTATTAGAGGAGTGAAAGTGGAACTGTAACGCAGGCTGGAACCGGACAGGTTGAGCAAACCTCCAGCTCTGGGTGAGGAACTATGCATAGTGCTGGCGCCGAGCAGCCTGCTCCCATTTCCCGGCTGTCCGCTCgctgagggctgcagggctgggcagcctTCCAGGTCACTAGGAGATCAGCAGCTCGTTCATCCTCCTCGATAAGAGTCCTCTGTTGCACATTCAGGGATCTTCTGGATAACTTAGCCTATAGCAATCTTAAAGAGAAACGATCCTCCTGCCTGAAACAGCTGAATTGTACTGAAGCTCACGTGGACTGATGCTTTTGGAGAATGAGTTTTGCCCTTCCCACCCCTGCGCTGGAAAGGTGCCAGCTGGAACGTTGTTCTTATGGCATAACAATTTTAAAGCTCTTTGACCTTACAAGCCAGACAGCACAGCTTCAATCCCCGGAGGCCTGGTCCTGCAAGCCCCTGGCTGCTGCTCGGACAGCTTGCAGGAGCACGCTTCTCTCTTTTGTCTTGTTAGATGCACCGCTCTGTGGCACATCTGGGTGTCAGCTGGCAGCACGGCACAGATTGGGGCTCCCCTGATGGAGCCTCCTCTGTGCTCCCGGCACTCTTGCATTGCCGGCTCCTCCATGCCATGGCTGGGGGATGAGCTGGCTCTCGTTTCTCTCAGTGAGCTCAGGAGCCATCCGGCTGCTTCTTTCCCAAAC
The nucleotide sequence above comes from Coturnix japonica isolate 7356 chromosome 21, Coturnix japonica 2.1, whole genome shotgun sequence. Encoded proteins:
- the ICMT gene encoding protein-S-isoprenylcysteine O-methyltransferase: MAAAEAAGRWWRWRRGRLGREARASLAAFLLGASVAALPLALGSPPALLAAPGLRGRLALALHVAAVNAALLLLYPRPLYKIAIRAAFLGFAFGCGLLLSAGRSAWRHFGWYMCSLSLFHYSEYLVTAINNPRSLSLDSFLLNHSFEYNLAALSSWVEFTLEKLLLPEMKQITWLSTVGLLMVIFGDCLRKAAMLTAGSNFNHIVQNEKSDTHTLVTSGVYGWFRHPSYVGWFYWSIGTQVLLCNPICMVGYTLASWRFFRERVEEEEITLIHFFGEEYLEYKRKVPSGLPFIRGVKVEL